The DNA sequence AATTCATTCGCAGCCACCTACAAGAAGCGAAATGGTTCATAAAAAGTATTGAGAGCCGTAACGAAACCTTATTAAAAGTATCCAACTGTATCGTTCACCACCAACAAGCATTTTTTGAATATGGTGCTGAAGCAATGAAACCAATGGTGTTGAACGATGTGGCTGAAGCAGTAGAAATGCATGAATCGACCATTTCTCGGGTGACAACCCAAAAATTTATGCATACTCCCCGCGGAATTTTCGAATTAAAGTATTTTTTCTCTAGCCACGTGGCTACAGACGGAGGTGGGGAATGCTCATCTACCGCGATTCGCGCACTCATTAAGAAACTGGTTGCTGCCGAAAATACCAACAAACCACTCAGTGATAGCAAGATAGCTGACATTTTGGCAGATCAGGGGATCAAGGTGGCGAGGCGCACGATAGCAAAATATCGTGAGTCTTTAGCGATTCCACCTTCTAACCAACGTAAAAGCCTTATATAACGGCCACAAAAGGGGACAAGATATATGCAAATTAATCTTACTGGACACCATGTAGAAATTACTGAATCACTAAAAGAATATGTCCACACTAAGTTTGCCAAACTGCAACGACGTTTTGAACAAATCAACAATGTTCACGTCATCCTCAACGTAGAAAAGCTCAATCAAATTGCCGAAGCTACCTTGCACCTTAATGGCGGAGAGCTGTTTGCCACTGCAGAGCACTCTGATATGTATGCCGCCATTGATAGCCTCATTGATAAACTTGACCGCCAAGTTATTAAACACAAAGAAAAATTAAACAGACATTAGCCAAAGTAATGCAAATAAATAAAGTACTAAATTTGGACTGTACGCTTAGTACAGTCCAATGTTCCTCTAAGAAGCGCGCATTGGAACTGATAAGTGAACTCGTCGCTAAACAACTTGATACCAGTGCTCAAACTATTTTTGAAAGCCTGTTAAACAGGGAAAAAATGGGCAGCACCGGAATTGGCCAAGGTATCGCTATTCCTCACGGCAGAATCGACAATCAGCACCAAGCTACAGCGGTTTTTTTACGCTGTGACCCTGCTATTTCCTTCGATGCTATTGATAATAAACCGGTTGATCTTGTGTTTGCGCTGTTGGTTCCAGAAGACCAATGTAAACAACACCTTAATACCCTTTCTCAAGTGGCTGAGAAACTCAACGATAAATTAGTATGTAAACAACTTCGTAACGCACAAAGTGATGACGAATTGTACGACATCATGGTAGCCTAATACTCTAATTGTAGTTAGAGGTTATCATGGAATTGATTATCGTTAGCGGACGTTCAGGCTCTGGCAAAACGGTCGCCTTAAGGGTATTAGAAGATTTAGGCTATTACTGTGTAGATAATCTACCCGTTTTACTCTGGCAACCCTTAATAGATAACTTAAGTAGTTATCCTAAAGTGGCGATTAGTATCGATATTCGTAACCTGCCCGATGAGCCCTCACCGATTGGGCAATTGATTCGTTCGATTGGCCCTGACGTAAAGCTCCTCAGCCTCTTTCTCGACGCTAAAGACGAAGCGCTAATTCGCCGTTACAGTGAAACCCGCAGAGTTCACCCGCTTAGCCAAAACAACTTGTCGTTAGCCGAAGCTATTGAGGCAGAAACAGAGCTATTAGCCCCTATTTCACGCAATGCTGACTTACGTATCGATACCTCTCGCTTGTCGGTGCATGAACTTAGCGGCCTGATCCGCTCGAGAGTGACGGGTGATCAACAACAACAACTAATTTTAGTGTTTGAGTCCTTTGGTTTTAAAAATGGCGTGCCCAGTGATGCGGATTACATGTTTGATGCACGTTTTTTGCCTAACCCGCACTGGCAAGAAGAGCTTCGCCCCCTAAATGGTTTAGATAAACCCGTTCAGGACTATCTGTCTAGCCAAGCCTTAGTCGGAGAATACATTCAGCAGATCACCGATCTGTTAAATTCTTGGTTGCCCCACTTAGAAGCTAATAATCGTGCATACCTAACCATCGCCATCGGCTGTACTGGTGGCCAACATCGTAGCGTTTACGTAGCAGAGCAGCTTGCCGCAAACTTTTGTAGTAAACGTAAAGTACAACGTCGTCATCGCACTTTGGAACATAAGCTTGAAGCTCACTAGACAAGTCATCGTAAAAAACAAACTCGGCTTACACGCTCGCCCTGCGACTAAGCTTGTAGAACTCGCTCAGCAGTTTGAGGCTGAGGTAAGTATTATAGACGGAGAGAAAACGGCGTCAGCTGCCAGCGTAATGGGCTTGCTCGTATTAGCCAGTGCGCAGGGTAATACTTTGACAATTATCTCGGAAGGAAAAGATGCCGCCGCCGCGATGAATGCTATTCAAGGTTTGATTGAAGCCAATTTCGACGAAGAATAAGTTAAGGCATAAATAGCCGCACACTAAGCACGCTGCAAAGCTTGCTACTCATCACAGTAGGGAACACTTATGCCAGAAGAGATGGAGTTAAACCCTAACCAGCACAAACGATTACAGGAGCTAAACCAGGCTCTAGATAGCGGTATGTTTGTGCACGTTAGGCGCACACTTCATCAAATGCCCCCATGTGATGTGGCTTTATTACTCGAGTCCAGCCCACCCGCAGGACGTAAAGTACTATGGCAACTCACCGACCCTGAGCAACACGGCGATATCCTCGAAGAGCTAAACGAAGAGGTGATGGAGGGGGTGCTTCAGCTAATGGCTCCAGAAACCCTCGCCGCCGCCGCTGAAGGAATGGATACAGATGACATTGCTTATGTCTTAAGAAGCCTTCCAGATAGTGTTTATCAAGAAGTACTGCAACAGATGGATGGCCAAGATAGGCACCGTGTAGAAGCAGCACTCGCCTACCCCGAGGATACCGCGGGGAGCATTATGAATACCGACACCATCACCCTAAGGGCTGATGTCAGTATTGACGTGGTACTACGCTATTTACGATTGCGTGGCGAACTACCAGAAACCACTGATACCTTATATGTGGTAAACGAACACGATTTACTGCTAGGTGATATTCCCCTTTCTACTCTACTGACGGTAAATCCAAATGTCAGTGTTCGCGAAGTGATGGACAGTAATGCCGAAACCATCCCAGTGGCAATGGATGAGTCAGATGTCGCCGTTTTATTTGAACGCCATGACTGGATTTCAGCCCCGGTAGTTGATGAAAAAGGGCAACTACTGGGTCGAATAACTATTGATGATGTGGTTGATATTATTCGTGAAAATACCGAGCGCACCATGATGAGCATGGCAGGTATGGATGATGATGAAGATACTTTTGCCCCAGTGATAAAAAGTACTCAGCGACGTACCGTTTGGCTTGCCGTTAATTTATGCGCCGCTTTAGTCGCCGCATCAATCAGTAATATGTTCGAATCCACCCTCGAACAATTAGCCACCTTAGCTATTTTGATGACCATTGTACCCAGTATGGGAGGGATCGCCGGTAATCAAACCCTCGCCCTGGTCATCAGAGGGCTAGCCGTCGGACATATTGGCGAGGGAAACTCGCGTTGGCTGATTGGTAAAGAAGCCGCGATTGGCATGCTAAACGGCATGATTTGGGCGCTGGTTATATCGGTAGTGGTTACCCTATGGAAGGGCGATTGGACCTTAGGAGTGATTATTGCCGGCGCGATGTTTATCAACATGTCGCTAGCGGGTTTAGCTGGAGTAACGATTCCCTTATTGATGAAAAAATTTAACATAGATCCGGCTCTAGCCGGCGGTATGGCTCTCACTACGATTACTGACGTAGTGGGTTTATTTTCATTTTTAGGTATGGCTACACTGGTATTAGGCTAGGAGAACTCCCCCTAGCCTTAAGCTATACACTTAACTACCCGCTATTTTCATAGCAGAAATTAATACTGAGCCAGTCTGAATAGTACTCTCTTTATCAAAGTCGTCAGCAATGGCGACAATATTGGCAAACATCTCAGGTAGGGTGCTGGCCACGGTTATTTCTTGTACCGGAAAAGCAATTTCACCATTCTCTACCCAAAATCCAGCAGCGCCTCGCGAGTAATCGCCGGTCACGGTATTAACCCCCTGGCCCATCAGCTCTGTGACTAATAAGCCGGTTCCCATTTCTTTTAATAACTCAGCACGACTCACGCCGCTGTTTTTTACTAACCAATTATGAATACCGCCCGCATGACCGGTACTTTGCATGCCCAATTTACGCGCAGAGTAGCTGGTTAATAAATAGGTCTCTAAGGCGCCATCAGCAATGATATGCTTCGCCGAAGGTGCCACACCTTCACTATCAAAAGGCGTACTAGACAGCCCTTTTTTGATAAATGGGTCTTCATAAATTGACAACCAATCTGGGAATAGTTTTTTGCCCAAGCTATCTAATAAAAACGAGGAACGACGATAGAGGTTTCCGCCACTAATTGCCCCTACCAAATGACCAAACAAACCCGCTGCGACATCTTGGTCAAACACCACCGGCACCTCACAGGTTGAAATCTTCCTGCTACCTAAGCGCGCCAAGGTTTTTTCAGTCGCTTTAGCGGCGATTTGTTCGACACTATCGAGATCAGCAAAATCACGCGCCACGCTGTAGGCATAATCACGTTGCATGTCTTTATCGCCGGCAATGAGCATACAGCTTAGGCTATGGCGGCTGGTTGGGTAGCCTTCGACAAAGCCATGGCTGTTACCGTAGACTTTTACGCCATAGTGACTATTGATATTGGCACCATCACTGGATTTAATTTGCGGGTTGCGCAAGGCGAGCTCTTCACAGCGGTTAGCAATCTCAATAAAACGATCGGGCTCTAAAGGATGAGGGTGGAACAAGGATAAATCAGGGATATCTTTAGCCAGCAATTGCTTATCGGCTATGCCAGCAGCTTTATCCGCTGACGTATAACGCGAGATATCATAAGCCGCTTTAACCGCATTTTTGATCGCGTCTGGACTCAAGTCAGAGGTGGAAGCACTGCCTTTACAATTAGCCGAATACACCGCAATACCTAATGCACCATCGTGATTAAATTCCAAGGTTTCGACTTGTTGGTCACGCGTAGCTACACAAATACCGGTTTGTTTAGAAATCGAAACTTCAGATTCATCGGCTCCAAGTTGTTTAGCTTGGTCTATAGCAAACTCAACAGCCTGTTTTAATTGGCTCAATTCTTGGCTAACTTGTTTTTCTGGGCTCATTTTGATTCTTCATTTCCTTGATTAGCCCTAGCATAACAAAACTCATAGAGCGACCATAAGCAAGAACTGGTAAGATACGCAAAAAAAGTGCTACGAGAACAGAAAAATGAAAAATAACCCACCGCATGAAGATGAAGATGATTGGATTAGTAAGTCCGAGATCAAACGTGAAGCCGATAAGCTCAAAAAACTAGGTGTGGAATTGGTTGGTTTAACCAACCCTCAACTTGACAGCATAAGCATGAGCCCAACACTTAGAGAAGCGATAGCCTTAGCTAAGCGTTTAAAAGACAAACGGGAAGCCTCACGCCGCCATATGAATTACATTGGTAAAGTATTGCGTACTGAGAACATGGAACAGATAAATGATGGCTTGGATAAGATCCATAACAAGCACATTTACCATGCTCAAGCCCAATTGGCGTTAGAGAAACAATGTGAGCGATTGATTAAAGAGGGAGATGAAGCGATCAACGACTTAGTTGAGCGCTCGCCAAATCTTGAACGCCAAAAGCTCCGTCAACTAGTACGCCAAGCAAAAAAAGAACTTGAGCCAGGTAAAGCGCATCAAGAAATCATTAAATATCTCAAGCAACACAGTTAAAAAAAGGGCCTAGGCCCTTTTTTCTATTATGCGGTTCCACCTACGGTAAGCTGGTCAAGCTTAAGGCTAGGCTGCCCCACCCCAACGGGTACGCTTTGTCCTTCTTTACCACAGACGCCAACACCTTTATCTAAGGCTAAATCATTACCCACCATAGATATCTGCTGCATCGCTTCTGGGCCACTACCAATCAGTGTGGCGCCCTTAATCGGGGTGCTTAGTTTACCGTCTTCAATTAAATAGGCTTCAGAGGCAGAGAACACAAACTTGCCTGAAGTGATGTCGACCTGTCCCCCACCAAAATTAGGGGCATAAATACCCTTTTTAACCGAAGCAATTAACTCTTCAGGCTCGCTTTTACCCGCCAACATGTAGGTATTAGTCATTCTAGGAAGCGGCAGGTGAGCATATGACTCGCGCCGACCATTACCGGTAGAGCGGGTATTCATCAACTGAGCATTATGCTTATCTTGCATATACCCTTTAAGGATGCCTTTTTCGATCAATACATTGTATTGCCCGGGAGTGCCTTCGTCATCAATACTCACAGAGCCGCGTCTATTACCTATAGTGCCATCATCTACAATAGTACATAGCTCAGACGCCACTTGTTGGCCAATACACCCCGAAAATGCCGAAGAACCTTTACGGTTAAAGTCACCCTCAAGTCCATGACCTACCGCTTCATGTAACAATACACCCGGCCAGCCAGCACCAAGAACTACCGGCATTAAACCTGCAGGAGCGTCTACCGCCTCCAAGTTGACTAAGGCTTGACGTACCGCCTCATCAACAAAGGTCATGGCTCTTTCTTTGCCGTTAAGTTCTTCTAAAAAATAACTGTAGTTACAACGCCCACCACCACCAGCTGAACCGCGTTCACGCCGTTGGTTACGCTCAACCAGCACACTACAATTAAAACGAATCAACGGTCTAATATCTGCAGCTAAGGTACCATCAGTGGCCGCAACCAGTACCTCTTCATAAACACCACTTAGGCTTACTATCACTTGAGTGACCGCACTATCTAAACTACGAGCGTATTTATCAGCACGCTCAAGTAAGGCAATTTTTTGCTGATTAGATAAACTAAGCAATGGGTTGTCAGCCTGATAAAATTGTTCGGCGCTGACTTGCTTAAAAGGGGCTAGTGACGATTTTGCCTGCACCGGACTAATACCTCGAGCGGCCTGACAAGTTTGCATTAAAGCATGGGTGTTTATTACATCAGAATAAGCAAAACCAGTTTGCTCCCCTAAAATGGCTCTTACGCCAACACCTTGCTCAATGTTAAAGCTACCTTCTTTAACGATGCCATCTTCCAACACCCAGGATTCATGTCTACTATGCTGAAAATAGAGATCCGCATAATCTATCTGATGTTTTGCGACTTCAGCCAGCGCCAAGCTTAACTCTTGCTCGCCAATACCACTTGGCATTAGCAAGGACTGACTGACTTTTTCAAACGACATAGTAATTATTCTCTCCACCCTAAATGTAATTGTCCATGCATGGGCACCGGCATGCGGTCCCTCACTTGCTTAAGCATCTGCAGATTAAATTCTGCTTTAGATGCGGCAATTCCGTTTTCTTGAACATCCAAACAACGCCCCCAAGGGTCAACAATCATTGAGTGTCCCCAAGTTTGGCGTTGCTTATAATGCGTTCCAGCTTGATTTGCGGCGACGAGGTAAAGCTGATTTTCGATGGCTCTAGCCTGTAACAGAGGTTGCCAATGCGCTTCCCCTGTGAGTGCTGTAAATGCTGCGGGTAATAATACAATATCACAGCCCTGTTGGCGCAGCAGCTGAAATAAGTAAGGAAAACGTAAATCAAAACATATCGCCATGCCTACCCGAATATTACCGATATCAAACCACGCGAGTTGCTCGCCAGCGATAAAACTGTCAGATTCCCGATAGGCTCCAACATTGTCATTCACATCAACATCAAACAAATGCAATTTATTGTAATGTTGAATTAACCGCCCATTAGGTGAAAAAGCTAAAGAACACGTATAGCAGCGCACTGCGTCTGGCCCTTGAATAGGTACACTGCCAGCGATCAAATAAACCTGCCAACGTTTTGCTTGAGTGGCTAACCACTGTTGAATAGGGCCATCGCCTAAGGTTTCCGCGACACGAAGGTAAGCGCCATCACCGGCATAAATTGAAAAGTTCTCGGGCAATAAGACGATATCTCCAGGCTGGGGCTTAGCGAGAGCCAGTAAAGTGTCGGCTTGGCGTAAATTGTCTTCAATCACACTACCAGAATTCATTTGCAAGGCGATTAAATTCACTATTTTGACCCTTCTCTGGTACGAAATTCATCCGGTACTTTTATTTCTTTCTTAACCCGTTCAAGTTCGATAAGTTGTGGCTCGCCAATATTCCCCTTAAGCGCAAAATCAATTTGTGTAACTACTTCAACAACGGGCTCGAGCAATTTAGATAAGGCGAGCACAGCCACACCAGTGGCAGGTGTCACTAAAAAAGCCGCCAATACAGGCAAACTAGACGTCACTTTAGGTGAATAGCTTACCAAATAATCAATTTGGCCATCTCTAAAATCCACTTCTCCTTTACCGCGCATCGAGCCCGCGACACCATCTAGGTAGAAATCCTGATTATTGGCTAACCCCTTATCAAAGGCTATGCTTGCCTCAACAGAGTCAAAGTGCAACCCCTTCTCAAATACATCACTAAAGTCTAAGGTTAAACGGCGACGGATCGTATCGAGGCTAGCCAAGGTCAATAAACGGGTGCCTTTATCGCTCATTTCTGTCACTACCCCTTTATCCGTTTTAACCTTAATGCTGCCATCTAAAGAGGCCATCTCTGGACGATATAAGGCATCTTGCCAACTGACGTCAAAGGTAAAGCGGCCAGCGGTTCCTTTTAAGGGACTGTCATGCCCCATATCTTCAATCACTTTTTCTAAACTGTTGCTGCTAAAAGACCCTGCTAAACCAGCCATATCATGACCATCGGCTTGTTTCCAAAACAACGCAGCCGTTAACGAGCTATGACCCCAATCTACCCATAGTCGACCATTGTCCATGGTTTGATCTTCAATCGGTAAATCAAGTTTCATATTACCGATGCGGTAATCCCCTAGCTGACAATCGTTACAGGCCAAAGATAAAGGCGGCAACACTTTTAGTAACGAATCTAACTGCTCTTGCTGCTCAAGCTGAACAATAACTTGATCGGTTTGCTCTTCAAATAAGCTAAACTCAATCTCATCCAGCTGGGCTTTTTCTATAATAATTTTAACGGGTTGTTCGACAGTGGGCTGTTCAGGGGCCGAAACGCTAGCCAGTAACTGATCCGATTCAATTTGCACTTGAGTCTTACTGCGTGGTAAATAAGCCACATCAAAATTGTCTAAAGGTTGACCCATAAATTTTGCCTGTTGCACCGCTCCACGCACAAACATTAACTCAGGGATGACTAAACTAACATTGGTATAATCAGTTTCCGGTTTCTTAGGGCTGTACTTGATTTGTTGTTTGGCCCATTTCATCCAGGGTTCTAACTCTAATTCTGGAAAATCGAAGGACATGGCAAGCCCCTCTCCTTGCCACAATAAATTATTGCTTGGCCCAAGATTAAGTAAGGCATGTTTAAGCCTTGCCT is a window from the Agarivorans sp. TSD2052 genome containing:
- the rapZ gene encoding RNase adapter RapZ — protein: MELIIVSGRSGSGKTVALRVLEDLGYYCVDNLPVLLWQPLIDNLSSYPKVAISIDIRNLPDEPSPIGQLIRSIGPDVKLLSLFLDAKDEALIRRYSETRRVHPLSQNNLSLAEAIEAETELLAPISRNADLRIDTSRLSVHELSGLIRSRVTGDQQQQLILVFESFGFKNGVPSDADYMFDARFLPNPHWQEELRPLNGLDKPVQDYLSSQALVGEYIQQITDLLNSWLPHLEANNRAYLTIAIGCTGGQHRSVYVAEQLAANFCSKRKVQRRHRTLEHKLEAH
- the yjgA gene encoding ribosome biogenesis factor YjgA yields the protein MKNNPPHEDEDDWISKSEIKREADKLKKLGVELVGLTNPQLDSISMSPTLREAIALAKRLKDKREASRRHMNYIGKVLRTENMEQINDGLDKIHNKHIYHAQAQLALEKQCERLIKEGDEAINDLVERSPNLERQKLRQLVRQAKKELEPGKAHQEIIKYLKQHS
- a CDS encoding HPr family phosphocarrier protein, translating into MKLTRQVIVKNKLGLHARPATKLVELAQQFEAEVSIIDGEKTASAASVMGLLVLASAQGNTLTIISEGKDAAAAMNAIQGLIEANFDEE
- the ptsN gene encoding PTS IIA-like nitrogen regulatory protein PtsN, which translates into the protein MQINKVLNLDCTLSTVQCSSKKRALELISELVAKQLDTSAQTIFESLLNREKMGSTGIGQGIAIPHGRIDNQHQATAVFLRCDPAISFDAIDNKPVDLVFALLVPEDQCKQHLNTLSQVAEKLNDKLVCKQLRNAQSDDELYDIMVA
- the mgtE gene encoding magnesium transporter, with protein sequence MPEEMELNPNQHKRLQELNQALDSGMFVHVRRTLHQMPPCDVALLLESSPPAGRKVLWQLTDPEQHGDILEELNEEVMEGVLQLMAPETLAAAAEGMDTDDIAYVLRSLPDSVYQEVLQQMDGQDRHRVEAALAYPEDTAGSIMNTDTITLRADVSIDVVLRYLRLRGELPETTDTLYVVNEHDLLLGDIPLSTLLTVNPNVSVREVMDSNAETIPVAMDESDVAVLFERHDWISAPVVDEKGQLLGRITIDDVVDIIRENTERTMMSMAGMDDDEDTFAPVIKSTQRRTVWLAVNLCAALVAASISNMFESTLEQLATLAILMTIVPSMGGIAGNQTLALVIRGLAVGHIGEGNSRWLIGKEAAIGMLNGMIWALVISVVVTLWKGDWTLGVIIAGAMFINMSLAGLAGVTIPLLMKKFNIDPALAGGMALTTITDVVGLFSFLGMATLVLG
- a CDS encoding carbon-nitrogen hydrolase family protein, whose product is MNLIALQMNSGSVIEDNLRQADTLLALAKPQPGDIVLLPENFSIYAGDGAYLRVAETLGDGPIQQWLATQAKRWQVYLIAGSVPIQGPDAVRCYTCSLAFSPNGRLIQHYNKLHLFDVDVNDNVGAYRESDSFIAGEQLAWFDIGNIRVGMAICFDLRFPYLFQLLRQQGCDIVLLPAAFTALTGEAHWQPLLQARAIENQLYLVAANQAGTHYKQRQTWGHSMIVDPWGRCLDVQENGIAASKAEFNLQMLKQVRDRMPVPMHGQLHLGWRE
- the pmbA gene encoding metalloprotease PmbA codes for the protein MSPEKQVSQELSQLKQAVEFAIDQAKQLGADESEVSISKQTGICVATRDQQVETLEFNHDGALGIAVYSANCKGSASTSDLSPDAIKNAVKAAYDISRYTSADKAAGIADKQLLAKDIPDLSLFHPHPLEPDRFIEIANRCEELALRNPQIKSSDGANINSHYGVKVYGNSHGFVEGYPTSRHSLSCMLIAGDKDMQRDYAYSVARDFADLDSVEQIAAKATEKTLARLGSRKISTCEVPVVFDQDVAAGLFGHLVGAISGGNLYRRSSFLLDSLGKKLFPDWLSIYEDPFIKKGLSSTPFDSEGVAPSAKHIIADGALETYLLTSYSARKLGMQSTGHAGGIHNWLVKNSGVSRAELLKEMGTGLLVTELMGQGVNTVTGDYSRGAAGFWVENGEIAFPVQEITVASTLPEMFANIVAIADDFDKESTIQTGSVLISAMKIAGS
- the tldD gene encoding metalloprotease TldD yields the protein MSFEKVSQSLLMPSGIGEQELSLALAEVAKHQIDYADLYFQHSRHESWVLEDGIVKEGSFNIEQGVGVRAILGEQTGFAYSDVINTHALMQTCQAARGISPVQAKSSLAPFKQVSAEQFYQADNPLLSLSNQQKIALLERADKYARSLDSAVTQVIVSLSGVYEEVLVAATDGTLAADIRPLIRFNCSVLVERNQRRERGSAGGGGRCNYSYFLEELNGKERAMTFVDEAVRQALVNLEAVDAPAGLMPVVLGAGWPGVLLHEAVGHGLEGDFNRKGSSAFSGCIGQQVASELCTIVDDGTIGNRRGSVSIDDEGTPGQYNVLIEKGILKGYMQDKHNAQLMNTRSTGNGRRESYAHLPLPRMTNTYMLAGKSEPEELIASVKKGIYAPNFGGGQVDITSGKFVFSASEAYLIEDGKLSTPIKGATLIGSGPEAMQQISMVGNDLALDKGVGVCGKEGQSVPVGVGQPSLKLDQLTVGGTA
- the hpf gene encoding ribosome hibernation promoting factor, which translates into the protein MQINLTGHHVEITESLKEYVHTKFAKLQRRFEQINNVHVILNVEKLNQIAEATLHLNGGELFATAEHSDMYAAIDSLIDKLDRQVIKHKEKLNRH